One Mugil cephalus isolate CIBA_MC_2020 chromosome 8, CIBA_Mcephalus_1.1, whole genome shotgun sequence genomic window carries:
- the trpm6 gene encoding transient receptor potential cation channel subfamily M member 6 isoform X1, with translation MLTFVRLVTWFPPKFSTMSRKSWIEETFYRRECVKFIPSSCDLHRCVPLCQVCQNLIRCCCGRLMGEHSWQDSLPPVSLYTGTGQDVEEDWSTERHTKASPTNAYGTVDFEDTATRVCRAKYVRVAVDSKPEALLQLMLREWQMERPKLLLTIHGGSENFNLPPKVKQAFSKGLITAALSTGAWILTDGINTGVSKYVGEAVKIFGGHELRTRNTVGITPWGAIDNNTDLIGRDVFRPYQPLGNPLSKRSCLNGFHSHFLLVDDGTLGKHGCQQGLRRKLEKHIQLQKIHPRLNQGVPAVCVVVEGGPAIVSTVLQYVSSAPPVPVFVFEGSGRAADLLAFLHKQTAMDSQLEADIKEDFLVRIGDVFGVERTEATHLYTLLLQCMDHRQSITIFDPESDDQMAPDAAILTTTLKGTKASPAEQLSMALAWDRADIAQKDVLVYGQHWQVGSLEQAMLDALVMDRVSFVKMLIDNGMTMSRFLTVDRLEELYNMPQGQTRRFLHHLVEDAKQTSLPIGYRLSLIDMGLVIEYLIGGAYRSTYTRKHFRAAYSRMQDKEGKLDSSGSFSNNRRGLIANSQRRRSLQDLHFFRTAQPYKRKDQEASPGTSQKKTSETPGLGDASLLVPFNFNDLFVWAVLQQRQQMALFLWQHGEEALARATVACKLYRSMAFEARLSSMDDNIVERFRTYSLEFGQLAVDVLDCAFRQNEQMAMKLLTSEMEAWSRFTCLQMAVSSCHRPFVSHSCTQTLLTDLWSGPLNMRKNSFLKIVLSLLMPPAIFILEFKSKAEMCHVPQTHETMLFGLDSVMSAPATEGTDHMGSQDAERGASFRDKCHDPVLEPMPSLTVQCLSWITRLYDFYTAPVVKFWFHTMSYLAFLMLFSYVVLVKMDDQPSVQEWLVIVYILSTAVEKTREVLMSEPRKLSQKLKIWFSEYWNISDFVAILLFLAGLAMRWQADPYRTAGRVSYCLNIIFWFIKVLDLLAVNQHAGPYLTMITKMTSNMFFIVVMMAIVLLSFGVSRKAILSPDEEPSWGLARDIVFQPYWMIYGEVYAGEIDPCENGEPCAPASFLMPFLQAVYMFVQYIIMVNILIAFFNNIYFDMASTSNKLWKYNRYRYIMTFQERPWLPPPLILLSHLALGLRAIYRKFSGDSEREERVSGLKLNLGHEDRKKLNEFEERCVQTYFHEKSAGVHSSQINRIRATAERAEEMFMMVGEVSEKVNFIQDSLSDLDCQLGQLQDLSALAVDTLTLLSASDSLHQEEARLAQCRVLTASQHVLPHSWTLPHRHRADSDLPSMRRLTAKSCKSTPPSLLKGYTLAASKLASQERHVDTSKSFGGSHGLTDEEKDTAKESAAVDLPTEIWLEVSRPASHSSLFPSYGGGVHFSGVREQTSCESYEPSRCGSPLSPRGLESPHHKLWTRDPYLYPNQEETSMEEGEEEEDEAEGEEESAQPNIDVCRTSSNTFLLSVPRNISEGFINPAFSPDDGEPSSRSRYSSQLGGAGESSRELHKSRDLPYGYCRSLSSSMENMTFTGARLSPMRGSFPSLDEGGRNSEDNKSLQGSKSQEWSKSSDFTQVLDSRVKGQSRKTVKIQESHLDNVSKTMQSDMSWRKRQKLRGEPTCWSASTSLSQLNFEPTNLLPKQVTCHQEMRSPTHSAWNSWVMSVSRKSSLQSGIAPEAKSSSFQSTDNLYPHYSAVERNNLMRLAQTIPFTPVSILGGEEVSVYSLEEVPSDSNPGSSSVSSWSSRGQSAMLQPLSSEEGSLDGGLRQGCRMLCTWAEQEVLKPGHVYVVKAFKPDVVRAWQRYFHGSTALQLCLREIQQQRAAQKMMQVFNMIKPEDMHHSPRFLDVSLVLWHSNGQWMTIERNVSGDFRKYNNNTGEEITPCCSLEEMLLAFSHWTYEYSCKDMLVLDIQGVGEILTDPTVIMADDQSGNRGEMLFGADNLGDAAITGFRQKHSCSISCRRLGLTDLRKHVDSREIDTEAEPTPEKQEEDDETQI, from the exons ATGTTAACATTTGTTAGGCTTGTAACCTGGTTTCCACCCAAGTTTTCAACCATG TCTCGAAAGTCGTGGATTGAGGAAACCTTCTACAGGAGAGAGTGCGTGAAGTTTATCCCCTCGTCTTGTGACCTACACAG ATGTGTTCCACTATGCCAAGTATGCCAAAACTTGATCAG ATGTTGTTGTGGCCGCCTGATGGGGGAACACTCTTGGCAAGATTCCCTTCCTCCAGTTTCCCTCTATACTGGTACTGGACAGGATGTGGAAGAAGACTGGTCCACAGAGCGCCACACCAAGGCCAGTCCCACAAACGCCTATGGGACTGTAGATTTCGAAGATACCGCCACCCGTGTCTGTCGGGCCAAG TATGTTCGTGTGGCTGTGGATTCCAAGCCAGAAGCGCTTCTCCAGCTGATGCTGAGGGAGTGGCAGATGGAGAGACCTAAGCTACTGCTGACTATCCACGGAGGCTCAGAAAACTTTAACTTACCCCCTAAAGTCAAGCAGGCGTTTAGCAAAGGGCTGATCACTGCTGCCCTCAGCACAGGGGCGTGGATACTCACTGACGGTATCAATACAG GTGTGTCTAAGTATGTAGGCGAGGCAGTGAAAATATTTGGAGGACATGAGCTGAGGACGAGAAACACAGTTGGCATTACACCGTGGGGAGCGATTGACAACAACACGGACCTCATAGGCAGAGAT GTTTTCAGGCCCTACCAGCCGCTGGGGAACCCTTTGAGCAAGAGGTCCTGTCTTAACGGTTTCCACTCCCACTTTCTGTTGGTGGATGACGGAACGCTGGGGAAACACGGCTGTCAGCAGGGCctcaggaggaagctggagaagcACATCCAGCTACAGAAGATACATCCCc GTCTGAACCAAGGAGTGCCTGCAGTATGTGTGGTGGTGGAAGGAGGTCCTGCCATTGTTTCTACGGTGTTACAGTATGTCAGCAGTGCTCCCCCtgtgccagtgtttgtgtttgagggGTCGGGCAGGGCAGCAGACCTGCTCGCCTTTTTGCACAAGCAGACGGCTATGGACAG ccAGTTGGAGGCTGACATTAAAGAGGATTTCCTTGTGAGGATTGGAGATGTGTTTGGAGTGGAGAGGACAGAAGCCACTCACCTCTACACTCTCCTCCTGCAGTGCATGGATCACAGACAGTCT ATAACCATCTTTGACCCAGAGTCAGACGACCAGATGGCACCGGATGCGGCCATCTTGACTACTACTCTCAAGG GCACCAAGGCCAGTCCTGCAGAGCAACTAAGTATGGCTTTAGCTTGGGACAGAGCTGACATCGCACAAAAAGACGTCCTGGTGTATGGACAGCATTGGCAG GTGGGGTCCTTGGAGCAAGCCATGCTGGATGCTCTGGTGATGGACCGGGTTAGTTTTGTTAAAATGCTGATTGACAATGGCATGACCATGAGCCGCTTCCTCACTGTGGATCGTCTGGAAGAACTCTACAACATg CCACAGGGGCAGACCCGACGTTTCCTGCATCACCTTGTTGAAGACGCAAAACAG acttCTCTTCCCATAGGTTACCGTCTTTCACTCATTGACATGGGCCTGGTGATAGAATACCTCATTGGAGGAGCTTATCGAAGCACCTACACACGGAAACACTTCAGAGCAGCATACAGTCGCATGCAGGACAAA gaGGGCAAACTGGACAGTTCTGGCTCTTTTTCCAACAACAGACGTGGACTGATTGCAAACTCTCAGAGGAGACGAAGTCTCCAGGACCTGCATTTCTTTAGAACTGCTCAGCCCTACAAACGTAAG GATCAAGAAGCGTCACCTGGGACCAGTCAGAAGAAGACGTCAGAGACTCCAGGCCTCGGAGATGCTTCCTTGCTGGTTCCTTTCAACTTCAACGACCTGTTTGTGTGGGCTGTGCttcagcagcggcagcagatgGCACTGTTCCTTTGGCAACACGGTGAAGAAGCTTTGGCACGTGCGACTGTGGCCTGTAAACTTTACCGCTCCATGGCCTTTGAGGCACGACTGAGCAGCATGGACGACAACATTGTGGAGCGATTCAGGACATATTCACT TGAGTTTGGCCAGCTGGCAGTGGACGTGTTAGATTGTGCCTTTCGTCAGAACGAGCAAATGGCTATGAAGCTGCTGACGTCTGAGATGGAGGCCTGGAGTCGCTTCACCTGTCTACAGATGGCTGTGTCCTCGTGTCATAGACCGTTCGTCTCACACTCCTGCACTCAGACCCTCCTTACAGATCTCTGGAGTGGTCCACTCAACATGAGAAAAAACTCCTTTTTGAAG ATAGTTTTGAGCCTTCTTATGCCCCCTGCCATCTTCATACTGGAGTTTAAAAGCAAAGCTGAAATGTGCCATGTACCACAGACCCATGAGACAATGCTGTTTGGACTTGACTCTGTCATGTCAGCACCAGCCACCGAGGGAACCGATCACATG GGCAGTCAGGATGCAGAGCGAGGCGCCTCTTTCCGTGACAAGTGTCACGATCCTGTCTTAGAACCGATGCCCTCCCTCACTGTGCAGTGTCTGTCCTGGATCACAAGACTCTATGATTTCTACACGGCTCCCGTTGTCAAGTTCTGGTTTCACACA ATGTCCTACCTGGCTTTTCTGATGTTATTCTCCTACGTTGTCCTGGTGAAGATGGATGATCAACCCAGTGTTCAGGAGTGGCTGGTCATAGTCTACATCTTGTCCACTGCAGTGGAGAAAACCAGAGAG GTATTAATGTCTGAGCCGAGGAAGCTGAGCCAGAAGCTGAAGATTTGGTTCTCAGAGTACTGGAACATATCAGATTTTGTTGCCATCCTCCTTTTCCTGGCTGGACTAGCAATGCGTTGGCAGGCTGATCCTTACCGGACAGCAGGACGCGTTTCTTACTGTCTCAACATCATCTTCTGGTTCATCAAGGTGTTGGATCTGCTGGCTGTCAATCAGCACGCCGGCCCTTATCTCACCATGATCACAAAGATG ACTAGTAACATGTTCTTCATCGTGGTGATGATGGCAATAGTGCTGCTGAGCTTCGGGGTGTCCAGGAAAGCCATCCTGTCACCAGATGAGGAGCCGTCCTGGGGCCTAGCTCGAGACATAGTGTTCCAGCCCTACTGGATGATATATGGAGAGGTCTACGCAGGAGAGATAGATC CATGTGAAAATGGCGAGCCGTGTGCTCCTGCATCCTTTCTTATGCCATTCCTCCAGGCAGTCTACATGTTCGTCCAGTACATCATCATGGTCAACATTCTGATTGCATTTTTTAA CAACATCTACTTTGACATGGCATCAACATCCAACAAACTGTGGAAGTACAACCGGTATCGCTACATAATGACCTTTCAGGAGAGACCATGGTTGCCCCCGCCTCTTATCCTCCTCAGTCACTTGGCTCTAGGATTGAGAGCCATCTACAGGAAGTTTAGTGGAGACAGTGAGCGGGAGGAGAGAGTCTCTGGACTTA AGCTCAACTTGGGCCATGAGGATCGCAAGAAGCTCAATGAGTTTGAGGAGAGATGTGTACAGACCTACTTTCATGAAAAGAGCGCAGGTGTCCACAGTAGTCAGATCAACAGGAtcagagccacagctgagag AGCAGAGGAGATGTTCATGATGGTCGGTGAGGTCTCAGAGAAGGTCAACTTCATTCAGGACAGCCTGTCAGACTTAGACTGTCAGCTGGGACAACTGCAGGACCTTTCAGCGCTGGCTGTGGACACCCTCACTTTGCTCTCTGCGTCCGACAGCCTGCATCAGGAGGAGGCACGCCTGGCGCAGTGTCGAGTCCTCACGGCATCCCAGCACGTTCTCCCTCACAGTTGGACCcttccacacagacacagagcagaCTCTGATCTTCCTAGTATGCGGCGTCTGACGGCCAAGTCGTGTAAAAGTACGCCGCCCTCTTTGCTAAAGGGCTACACTCTGGCGGCGAGTAAGCTGGCATCACAGGAGCGCCATGTAGACACCAGTAAAAGCTTTGGAGGAAGTCATGGACTGACTGATGAGGAAAAGGACACGGCAAAGGAG TCTGCTGCTGTTGACCTTCCTACTGAGATTTGGCTGGAAGTTTCTAGACCTGCGTCCCATTCGTCCTTATTTCCCAGTTACGGTGGTGGAGTTCATTTTAGTGGTGTTAGGGAACAGACCTCCTGTGAGTCCTATGAACCATCCCGCTGTGGGTCTCCACTTTCTCCCAGAGGCTTGGAGTCACCACATCATAAACTCTGGACACGTGACCCGTACTTGTATCCCAATCAGGAGGAAACTTCCatggaagagggagaagaggaggaagatgaagcagagggagaggaggaaagtgcACAGCCTAATATAGATGTGTGCAGAACCTCTAGCAATACTTTCCTTCTGTCTGTCCCACGAAACATCTCTGAGGGTTTCATCAATCCGGCCTTTTCTCCCGATGATGGTGAACCAAGTTCTCGATCCAGATATTCCAGTCAattgggaggagctggggaatCTTCCAGAGAGTTGCATAAGTCCAGAGACCTGCCATATGGCTACTGCAGGTCTCTGTCATCCAGTATGGAGAATATGACTTTCACTGGTGCACGACTCAGTCCTATGAGGGGCTCATTTCCTTCTCTTGACGAAGGGGGGAGGAACTCTGAGGACAACAAATCACTACAAGGCAGCAAGAGCCAAG agtggTCCAAGTCCTCCGACTTCACTCAAGTCCTGGACAGCAGAGTCAAAGGCCAGAGCAGGAAGACAGTGAAGATACAGGAGAGCCATCTAGACAATGTTTCC AAAACCATGCAGTCTGATATGTCCTGGAGAAAACGACAGAAGTTAAGAGGAGAACCTACATGTTGGTCAGCTTCAACCAGCCTCAGTCAGCTCA ATTTTGAACCCACGAATTTGCTGCCGAAACAGGTGACTTGCCATCAG GAAATGCGGAGCCCCACTCATTCAGCATGGAACAGCTGGGTCATGTCTGTGAGTCGGAAATCTTC TTTACAGAGTGGAATTGCCCCTGAAG CCAAAAGCTCCTCATTCCAATCCACCGACAACTTGTATCCACACTATTCAG CTGTGGAGAGAAACAATCTGATGAGGCTGGCCCAGACCATCCCTTTCACCCCTGTTTCCATTTTAG GTGGTGAAGAGGTGAGTGTCTACTCTCTGGAGGAAGTACCGTCTGATTCTAATCCTGGATCCAGCTCAGTCTCTTCCTGGTCATCCCGAGGCCAGTCTGCCATGCTGCAGCCCCTCTCCAGTGAAGAGGGCTCCCTGGACGGGGGTCTCCGGCAGGGCTGCAGGATGCTGTGTACCTGGGCAGAACAGGAAGTGCTCAAACCTGGCCACGTATATGTAGTTAAAGCCTTCAAACCAGATGTGGTTCGGGCTTGGCAGAGGTACTTCCATGGCAGCACGGCACTGCAGCTTTGCTTAAGG GAAatccagcagcagagagcagccCAGAAGATGATGCAGGTGTTTAACATGATCAAACCTGAGGATATGCACCATTCACcaag GTTTCTAGATGTATCACTGGTCCTCTGGCATTCTAATGGTCAGTGGATGACTATTGAGAGGAACGTGTCTGGTGACTTCAGGaaatataacaacaacacaggagaaGAGATCACCCCCTGCTGTTCACTGGAGGAAATGCTGCTTGCTTTCTCCCACTGGACCTATGAGTACTCATGCAAAGATATGTTGGTTCTCGATATACAAG GGGTAGGAGAGATCCTGACTGATCCAACAGTCATAATGGCAGATGACCAAAG CGGTAACAGGGGTGAGATGCTTTTTGGTGCTGACAACCTCGGAGATGCTGCCATCACTGGTTTCCGGCAGAAACACtcctgcagcatcagctgcCGCAGACTGGGCCTAACAG ATTTAAGGAAGCATGTGGACAGCCGCGAGATCGACACCGAGGCAGAGCCGACGCCggagaaacaagaagaagacgATGAAACCCAGATATAA